Proteins encoded by one window of Pseudomonas tructae:
- a CDS encoding Hcp family type VI secretion system effector, with product MAVDIFIKIGDIKGESMDKAHKDEIDVLNWSWGMAQSGNMHMGGGGGAGKVNIQDLSLTKYVDKSSPNLMMHCSSGKHIDKVTLTVRKAGGESQVDYLVINLEEVLITSLSTGGSGSDDRLTENVTLNFGIVKVDYQPQKADGTKDGGPVKYGWNVRQNIKA from the coding sequence ATGGCAGTTGATATTTTCATCAAGATCGGCGACATCAAGGGCGAGTCCATGGACAAGGCCCACAAGGACGAAATCGATGTGCTGAACTGGAGCTGGGGCATGGCCCAGTCCGGCAACATGCACATGGGCGGTGGCGGTGGCGCCGGCAAGGTCAACATCCAGGACCTGTCGCTGACCAAGTACGTCGACAAATCCAGCCCTAACCTGATGATGCACTGCTCCAGCGGCAAGCACATCGACAAGGTCACGCTGACCGTGCGCAAGGCCGGTGGCGAAAGTCAGGTTGATTACCTGGTCATCAACCTCGAAGAGGTGCTGATCACCTCGCTGAGCACCGGCGGCTCAGGCAGCGATGACCGCCTGACCGAGAACGTCACCCTGAACTTCGGCATCGTCAAGGTCGACTACCAGCCGCAGAAAGCTGACGGCACCAAAGACGGCGGCCCGGTCAAGTACGGCTGGAACGTGCGCCAGAACATCAAGGCCTGA
- the tssE gene encoding type VI secretion system baseplate subunit TssE translates to MVAEIAARDRLQPSLLDRLTDDEPGNLQEANDKRVLSLNQLKASVLRDLTWLLNTTSLLDAATTLNTPAGTSVVNYGLPALAGNSASNIDISALESIIYQVIATFEPRILRNSLRVRAQVAAGEMNNNALSFEIEGDLWAQPAALPLLLRTDLDLESGHVRVAPAERRRRS, encoded by the coding sequence TTGGTAGCCGAAATCGCTGCACGTGACCGCCTGCAGCCTTCGCTGCTCGATCGTCTGACCGACGATGAGCCCGGCAACCTGCAAGAAGCCAATGACAAACGCGTGCTGTCGCTGAACCAACTGAAGGCTTCGGTACTGCGCGACCTCACCTGGCTGCTCAACACCACCTCGCTGCTCGATGCGGCCACCACGTTGAACACCCCGGCTGGCACCTCGGTAGTCAACTACGGGCTGCCGGCACTGGCGGGTAACAGCGCCTCGAACATCGATATCAGCGCACTGGAGAGCATCATTTACCAGGTCATCGCCACCTTCGAGCCACGCATCCTGCGCAACAGCCTGCGAGTTCGCGCCCAGGTCGCGGCGGGGGAAATGAACAACAACGCCCTGAGCTTCGAGATCGAAGGCGACCTCTGGGCCCAGCCAGCGGCGCTGCCGTTGTTGCTGCGCACCGACCTTGACCTGGAATCCGGGCATGTCCGGGTTGCCCCCGCCGAGCGCCGGAGGCGTTCATGA
- the tssF gene encoding type VI secretion system baseplate subunit TssF: protein MNPRLLELYNQELQHIRESAAEFAREYPKIAGRLTLSGIDCADPYVERLLEGFAYLTARVQLKLDAEYPTFTHNLLEIAYPHYLAPTPSMTVVQMQADPDEGSLSGGFTLPRGTVLRAALGRDSQTPCEFRSAHPVTLWPLQVAQAEYFGNPAASLGRLAASEPKARAGLRITLRTGAELAFNSLGLDSLPLYLNGADELPFRLYEQLLGNACAVFARQPGRDWVERIPLSALRPCGFDDREAALPVVPQAFQGYRLLQEYFALPQRFLFVEFAELDRAVKRCDGQELELIVLFERYDQALEGSVGVEQFVPFCTPAINLFPRRVDRIHLSERVNEHHVIADRTRPTDFEIHSLSSVTGHGTGPDQSFLPFYAVRDPSRYGRDQAYYIVRREPRMLSSEQRRNGTRSTYMGSETFISLVDGQQAPHRHDLRQLGVSALCTNRDLPLFMNLGDGRSDFTLADSAPVAAIRCLAGPSRPRASHAHDNKAWRLISQLSLNYLSLTEEGQGAAALRELLRLYGDSHDAALQLQIDGLREVSSKACTRRLPMPGPIVFGRGLEITLEFDENAFRGTGVFLLGAVFERFLARYVSINSFTETVLRTTERGEIMRWKAKPGRRPTL, encoded by the coding sequence ATGAACCCGCGCCTGCTCGAGCTGTATAACCAGGAACTGCAGCACATCCGCGAGAGCGCGGCAGAATTTGCCCGGGAATACCCGAAGATCGCCGGGCGCCTGACCCTGTCGGGCATCGACTGCGCCGATCCTTACGTCGAGCGCCTGCTCGAAGGTTTTGCCTACCTGACGGCCAGGGTCCAACTCAAGCTCGATGCCGAATACCCGACCTTCACCCACAACCTGCTGGAAATCGCCTACCCGCATTACCTGGCACCGACGCCGTCGATGACCGTGGTGCAGATGCAGGCCGATCCTGACGAAGGTTCGCTCAGTGGCGGTTTCACCCTGCCGCGTGGCACTGTGCTGCGCGCCGCCCTTGGCCGTGACTCACAAACACCGTGCGAATTTCGCAGCGCCCATCCGGTTACCTTGTGGCCACTGCAAGTTGCCCAGGCCGAATACTTCGGTAACCCCGCAGCCAGCCTCGGGCGCCTTGCCGCCAGCGAGCCGAAAGCTCGCGCCGGGTTGCGTATCACCTTGCGTACCGGCGCTGAGCTGGCATTCAACAGCCTTGGTCTGGACAGCCTGCCGCTGTACCTGAACGGTGCCGATGAACTGCCGTTTCGCCTGTACGAGCAACTGCTGGGCAATGCCTGTGCGGTGTTCGCCCGCCAGCCGGGCCGCGACTGGGTCGAGCGCATTCCATTGTCGGCCTTGCGCCCCTGCGGCTTCGATGACCGCGAAGCGGCGCTGCCGGTGGTCCCGCAGGCGTTCCAGGGTTACCGCCTGCTGCAGGAATACTTCGCCCTGCCGCAGCGCTTTTTGTTTGTCGAATTCGCCGAGCTCGATCGCGCAGTGAAACGTTGCGACGGTCAGGAGCTGGAACTGATCGTACTGTTCGAGCGCTACGACCAGGCCCTGGAAGGCAGCGTCGGTGTCGAGCAGTTCGTGCCCTTCTGTACCCCGGCGATCAACCTGTTCCCGCGCCGGGTCGACCGTATCCACCTGAGCGAGCGGGTCAACGAGCACCATGTGATCGCCGACCGCACCCGGCCGACCGATTTCGAAATCCATTCGCTGAGCAGCGTGACCGGCCATGGCACCGGCCCCGACCAAAGCTTCCTGCCCTTCTATGCGGTGCGCGACCCCTCGCGCTATGGTCGTGACCAGGCTTACTACATCGTCCGCCGTGAGCCGCGCATGCTGTCCAGCGAGCAACGCCGCAACGGCACCCGCTCGACCTATATGGGTAGCGAAACCTTCATCAGCCTGGTCGATGGCCAGCAGGCTCCCCATCGCCACGACCTGCGTCAGCTAGGCGTCAGTGCCTTGTGCACCAACCGCGACTTGCCGCTGTTCATGAACCTTGGCGACGGTCGCAGCGACTTCACCCTGGCCGACAGCGCGCCAGTAGCGGCCATTCGCTGCCTGGCCGGGCCGAGCCGGCCGCGTGCCAGCCACGCCCATGACAACAAAGCCTGGCGCCTGATCAGCCAACTGTCGCTGAACTACCTGTCGCTGACCGAAGAAGGCCAGGGCGCAGCCGCCTTGCGTGAGCTGTTGCGCCTGTATGGCGACAGCCATGACGCCGCCTTGCAGCTGCAGATCGACGGCCTGCGCGAGGTCAGCAGCAAGGCCTGTACTCGACGTCTGCCGATGCCCGGGCCGATCGTCTTTGGCCGCGGCCTGGAAATCACCCTTGAGTTCGATGAGAACGCCTTCCGCGGCACCGGAGTGTTCCTCCTGGGTGCGGTGTTCGAACGTTTCCTGGCACGTTACGTGTCGATCAACAGCTTTACCGAAACGGTACTCCGTACCACCGAACGCGGCGAGATCATGCGATGGAAAGCCAAGCCCGGACGCCGTCCGACCCTGTGA
- the tssG gene encoding type VI secretion system baseplate subunit TssG has translation MESQARTPSDPVNILSQMQATPWKHDFFQALRRLECQSPQLPRFGHSLRLVDDPVRLGQQLDCAFAPATLAALTPASDQGPARLEQFFFGLGGPNGPLPLHLTEYMRERQRNNADSTSKRFLDVFHHRLLSLFYRAWAEARPTVSHDRPDDDYWAARLAALSGRGTPALRDQGPLPDTAKLHYSGHLAAQTRYPDGLRGILGAYFGVPVSIEEYVGQWLQLPERSRLGASANQLGVDLCLGSHVWDRQHKFRICLGPLSLDQYLSLLPDGAAFAELVAWVAEHQGHELDWDLQLILQQDEIPALQLNTGRRLGFDTWLGRPQHDARDLTLARYYAEQTSASQSTRSPEHG, from the coding sequence ATGGAAAGCCAAGCCCGGACGCCGTCCGACCCTGTGAATATCTTGAGCCAGATGCAGGCCACCCCCTGGAAGCATGATTTCTTCCAGGCCTTGCGCCGGCTTGAGTGCCAATCGCCGCAGCTGCCACGCTTTGGCCATTCGCTGCGCCTGGTCGATGACCCTGTTCGGCTTGGCCAGCAGCTCGATTGTGCCTTTGCACCGGCGACCCTGGCGGCGCTGACACCGGCCAGCGATCAGGGCCCGGCGCGCCTGGAGCAGTTTTTCTTCGGCCTGGGCGGCCCCAACGGCCCGTTGCCGCTGCACCTGACCGAGTACATGCGCGAGCGCCAGCGCAACAACGCCGACAGCACCAGCAAACGCTTTCTCGATGTGTTTCACCATCGCCTGTTGAGCCTGTTTTACCGCGCCTGGGCCGAGGCCCGGCCGACCGTCAGCCATGACCGTCCCGATGACGACTACTGGGCTGCTCGCCTGGCCGCCCTGAGTGGGCGCGGTACCCCTGCGCTGCGCGATCAGGGCCCGCTGCCGGACACCGCCAAACTGCACTACAGCGGCCACCTCGCCGCCCAGACCCGCTACCCCGATGGCCTGCGCGGCATTCTCGGGGCGTATTTCGGCGTGCCGGTGAGCATCGAGGAATACGTCGGCCAATGGCTGCAACTGCCCGAGCGCAGCCGCCTGGGCGCGAGCGCCAACCAGTTGGGGGTGGACCTGTGCCTGGGCAGCCACGTCTGGGACCGCCAGCACAAGTTTCGCATCTGCCTGGGGCCGCTGAGCCTGGACCAGTACCTGTCGCTGTTGCCCGATGGCGCTGCCTTTGCCGAACTGGTGGCCTGGGTCGCCGAGCACCAGGGGCATGAGCTGGACTGGGACCTGCAGCTGATTCTGCAGCAGGACGAAATTCCCGCCCTGCAACTCAACACTGGCCGGCGCCTGGGTTTCGATACCTGGCTCGGCCGTCCGCAACACGATGCCCGCGACCTGACACTGGCTCGGTACTACGCCGAGCAGACGAGCGCATCGCAATCCACAAGGAGTCCGGAACATGGGTGA